In Rhodothermus profundi, the following are encoded in one genomic region:
- a CDS encoding cation:proton antiporter domain-containing protein, with protein MELSLLNLLLVLVAAWLGGLLATRLGYPSVLGELLAGMLLGPPLLGVLHGSEALAVVGELGVLLMLLYIGMEIDPQELGRASKGGVLAALGGFITPFVACYLLIYSVTGSAYAAMFVGVAAGVTSLATKSRILVDLQLLDTRIAHVMMAGALITDTLSLLIFAGVIGVAQFGSVSMVQLSVVGLKALAFFSVAALAGLKLIPRFGAWLQRYAPGRTVSFLLIVVLALLYAEGAELAGLHGILGAFLAGLFLRERTLGRTLSRDLMDLVRDVSLGFLAPVFFVMAGFEVTFEVFWEHPVLLASVIVLATLAKIIGTALFYLPTGYGWREGLVLGAGMNGRGAVEIIIAQIGLSLGIIDTTIFSILVFMAIFTTATVPVLLKLGVDWLKRRGELVRSDHERRGVLIIGAGTTARALGRVLARSQPVWVVDRNPQLCALAEKDGLQARCGDALDEQVLSEAQAAHVRTFIAMTGNAEVNALAAQLARTVFYVPEIHVLFSGGDEAEHQSLLTHLHATTLFAGSVSLAAWDYRIEQERIVRSKVRVEQAGSAARFFRALQGPRPTLPLAVLREDQYWAVHSGLTLQPGDEVIVLQAVDVVAVPRDRFDRLVAEASVLDLARQLSLEEFFRKASEALAARLELDAETLQQRFLDREALSSTVVFPGVAIPHVIVEGQGRFELLVARCREGLQFPGQPERVHAVFVLARSEDERTFHLQALSAIAQILQREDFEQAWLAAAGPEALRRLLLESERRRLPLPAGSEPGEALPEA; from the coding sequence ATGGAACTCTCGCTACTGAATTTGCTCCTGGTGCTGGTGGCCGCGTGGCTGGGGGGATTGCTGGCTACGCGGTTGGGGTACCCGTCGGTGCTGGGGGAATTGCTGGCGGGCATGCTGCTGGGGCCACCGCTGCTGGGCGTCCTGCATGGAAGCGAGGCGCTGGCTGTGGTGGGGGAGCTGGGCGTTCTGCTTATGCTCCTCTACATCGGGATGGAAATCGATCCCCAGGAGCTGGGGCGCGCTTCTAAAGGGGGGGTGTTGGCCGCGCTGGGCGGTTTTATTACACCCTTTGTTGCCTGTTATTTGCTGATTTACAGCGTAACGGGCAGCGCCTATGCGGCGATGTTTGTGGGGGTTGCTGCCGGGGTAACCTCGCTGGCCACCAAGTCGCGCATCCTGGTTGATCTGCAACTGCTGGACACGCGGATTGCGCATGTGATGATGGCCGGGGCGTTGATAACCGACACCCTGTCGCTGTTGATTTTTGCCGGCGTGATTGGTGTAGCGCAGTTTGGCAGCGTGTCGATGGTCCAGCTAAGCGTTGTAGGCCTGAAAGCGCTGGCGTTTTTCTCGGTGGCGGCGCTGGCGGGACTGAAGCTTATCCCTCGTTTTGGAGCCTGGCTGCAACGCTATGCGCCGGGGCGAACGGTTAGCTTCCTGCTGATTGTGGTGTTGGCCTTGCTTTACGCTGAGGGAGCTGAGCTAGCGGGACTGCATGGTATTCTGGGGGCTTTTCTGGCGGGTCTGTTTCTGCGCGAGCGCACGCTGGGCCGGACGCTCTCCAGGGATCTGATGGATCTTGTGCGGGACGTGTCGCTGGGGTTTCTGGCGCCGGTCTTTTTTGTGATGGCTGGCTTTGAGGTCACCTTTGAAGTGTTCTGGGAGCATCCCGTATTGCTGGCCAGTGTCATTGTGCTGGCCACGCTGGCTAAGATTATAGGGACGGCTCTCTTTTATTTGCCCACCGGGTATGGATGGCGTGAAGGGCTGGTGCTGGGGGCCGGCATGAACGGTCGGGGCGCGGTTGAGATAATCATTGCCCAGATTGGCCTTTCGCTGGGCATCATCGACACCACGATCTTTTCTATTCTGGTCTTTATGGCCATCTTTACAACGGCTACCGTTCCGGTTTTGCTCAAGCTGGGCGTGGACTGGCTCAAGCGTCGGGGTGAGCTGGTGCGCTCCGACCATGAGCGGCGGGGGGTGCTGATCATTGGGGCGGGAACGACGGCACGGGCGCTGGGACGGGTGCTGGCGCGCTCGCAACCGGTATGGGTCGTCGATCGCAATCCACAGCTCTGCGCGTTGGCAGAAAAGGATGGGCTGCAAGCGCGCTGTGGAGATGCGCTGGATGAGCAGGTGCTCAGTGAAGCCCAGGCCGCCCATGTCCGCACCTTCATTGCGATGACAGGGAATGCCGAGGTGAACGCGCTGGCGGCACAACTAGCGCGCACGGTTTTCTACGTGCCCGAAATCCATGTGCTTTTCAGCGGAGGGGATGAGGCCGAGCATCAGAGCTTGCTGACGCATCTGCACGCCACGACCCTGTTTGCCGGGTCTGTTTCGCTGGCTGCGTGGGACTATCGAATTGAGCAGGAGCGTATTGTGCGCAGCAAGGTGCGTGTGGAGCAGGCTGGGTCGGCTGCGCGATTTTTCCGAGCGTTGCAGGGGCCGCGCCCGACGCTTCCGCTGGCTGTGCTCCGAGAAGATCAGTATTGGGCTGTGCATAGTGGACTTACGCTGCAGCCTGGCGACGAGGTCATTGTGCTTCAGGCGGTCGATGTGGTGGCGGTTCCGCGTGACCGCTTCGATCGGCTGGTAGCGGAGGCGTCTGTGCTGGATCTGGCTCGTCAGCTTTCGCTTGAAGAGTTCTTCCGGAAGGCGTCGGAGGCGCTGGCGGCTCGCCTGGAGCTTGATGCGGAAACCCTGCAGCAGCGCTTTCTGGATCGGGAAGCGCTCAGCAGTACGGTTGTGTTTCCGGGCGTTGCCATTCCCCATGTGATTGTTGAAGGGCAGGGTCGCTTTGAACTGCTGGTGGCCCGTTGCCGGGAAGGCTTGCAGTTTCCCGGTCAGCCCGAGCGCGTTCATGCTGTGTTTGTGCTGGCGCGCTCTGAAGATGAGCGGACGTTTCATCTGCAGGCGCTTTCGGCCATTGCACAAATTCTGCAGCGTGAAGATTTTGAGCAGGCATGGCTGGCAGCTGCAGGACCGGAGGCGTTGCGTCGGTTGCTGCTTGAGAGCGAGCGGCGTCGGCTACCGCTTCCGGCAGGCTCGGAGCCGGGTGAAGCGCTGCCAGAAGCCTGA